The genomic interval AGGAATTTATTCGCCAGAGGTCCCAGGTATTTCATGACCGATGCCTCTGAAACGAAGACAGTTATGGCTCCGGCAATAAAAAAAGCCGGGACAAGACATAAAAGCACATGCTTCTGTGCATAGTCTTGCAGCATGTAGAAGGATTCGAGGATTGCTTTTTTCACCCTTTCGTCTCCAAAAGGAATGAAATAGGCAGCTACGAATATACCAAGTATGATGATGAATTTATGCCAGTTTTTCATATTTGTCTCC from Pseudomonadota bacterium carries:
- a CDS encoding permease, with translation MKNWHKFIIILGIFVAAYFIPFGDERVKKAILESFYMLQDYAQKHVLLCLVPAFFIAGAITVFVSEASVMKYLGPLANKFL